The Dyella caseinilytica genome has a window encoding:
- a CDS encoding HD-GYP domain-containing protein: protein MTLSPQLRTAGTYMLVAGAWIWFSGHLLGNLVHDPHKIVFYQILKGWFFVLSTGLLLYWLVGRTVHRLNEANQRLLDNHEQALRVLVEAMDARHKETSDHSERVVRMATGLARLAGVEGAALRDIRFGALLHDIGKLALPDSILIKPGKLDEDETRLMRTHPNIGYDMLQRIDFLHGASVIPHSHHERWDGTGYPQGLANEDIPLAARIFSVVDVWDALSFSRVYKPAWPEDEVLKYLRDAAGTQLDPRLVQLFLDNYPELKALALTPSA from the coding sequence GTGACCTTAAGCCCGCAGTTGCGCACCGCCGGCACCTACATGCTGGTCGCCGGGGCGTGGATCTGGTTTTCCGGACACCTGCTCGGAAATCTCGTGCATGATCCGCACAAGATCGTTTTTTATCAGATCCTCAAGGGCTGGTTTTTCGTTCTCAGCACCGGATTGCTGCTGTACTGGCTGGTGGGTCGCACCGTGCACCGCCTTAACGAAGCCAACCAGCGGTTGCTGGATAACCACGAGCAAGCTTTGCGCGTGCTGGTCGAAGCCATGGATGCTCGCCACAAGGAGACCAGTGATCATTCCGAACGTGTTGTGCGCATGGCCACAGGGCTCGCACGCCTCGCTGGTGTGGAAGGCGCCGCCTTGCGTGATATTCGATTCGGCGCGCTGCTGCATGACATCGGCAAGCTGGCCTTACCCGACAGCATCCTGATCAAGCCGGGTAAGCTCGATGAAGACGAAACACGGCTGATGCGTACGCATCCGAACATCGGCTATGACATGCTGCAGCGGATCGATTTTCTGCATGGTGCGAGTGTCATTCCTCATAGTCATCACGAACGTTGGGATGGCACCGGGTATCCGCAGGGCTTGGCGAATGAAGACATTCCGCTGGCGGCCCGTATTTTCAGTGTCGTCGATGTGTGGGACGCCTTGAGTTTTTCGCGTGTCTACAAGCCGGCTTGGCCTGAGGACGAGGTGTTGAAGTACTTGCGTGATGCGGCGGGTACTCAGCTGGATCCCCGGCTCGTGCAACTGTTTCTCGACAACTACCCAGAACTGAAAGCGCTTGCACTTACGCCGAGTGCGTAA
- the aat gene encoding leucyl/phenylalanyl-tRNA--protein transferase: MIRLPLLDEDVPDRFPDPRTALVEPNGLLAFGGDLSPERLKTAYRHGIFPWFNEGEPILWWSPDPRCVFHTEPLRANRSLRRALMGKAWEITMDRAFRQVIEACASPRAGQAGTWISPIMIEAYSALHDQGHAHSVEVWEAGRLVGGIYGVSIGKLFCGESMFSACSGGSKLALCALASQLRCWGFPLIDAQVSNPHLLGLGATEMPRSTFLRQIHVLVSTPFDPQRWHNLPTISLTHVLEGGNFTHSA; encoded by the coding sequence ATGATCCGCCTACCCTTGCTCGATGAAGACGTTCCAGATCGCTTTCCCGATCCGCGCACCGCGCTCGTCGAGCCGAACGGCCTGCTCGCCTTTGGTGGTGACCTATCGCCCGAACGCCTGAAAACAGCGTATCGACACGGCATCTTCCCCTGGTTCAACGAAGGCGAACCGATTCTGTGGTGGTCGCCCGACCCGCGTTGTGTTTTTCATACGGAGCCATTACGCGCCAACCGCAGCCTGCGCCGGGCCCTGATGGGCAAGGCTTGGGAGATCACGATGGATCGAGCCTTCCGGCAGGTGATCGAAGCCTGCGCCTCGCCGCGAGCAGGGCAAGCAGGCACATGGATCAGTCCGATCATGATCGAGGCTTACAGTGCGCTGCATGATCAAGGCCATGCGCACAGCGTAGAAGTATGGGAAGCCGGCCGTCTGGTGGGTGGTATTTACGGTGTGTCGATCGGTAAGCTGTTTTGCGGCGAATCGATGTTCAGCGCGTGCAGCGGCGGTTCGAAACTGGCGTTATGTGCGCTTGCTTCGCAATTGCGATGCTGGGGATTCCCACTGATCGATGCGCAGGTCAGCAATCCGCATTTGCTGGGTCTTGGGGCCACCGAAATGCCACGCAGCACATTTCTTCGTCAGATCCACGTTTTGGTATCGACACCGTTCGATCCGCAGCGCTGGCATAACCTGCCCACAATTTCGCTGACGCACGTGCTGGAAGGTGGCAATTTTACGCACTCGGCGTAA
- a CDS encoding GNAT family N-acetyltransferase, producing the protein MIEARFHDHIDDIPAAAWDALRLDDNPFLSHSFLAGLERTGCIRPDWGWQAHHLGLYRNGALIAAAPLYLKGNSHGEFVFDWSWASAWERAGHDYYPKLLNAVPYSPVVGPRLLAGRDPVQAPALRELLVQAMQEQAERLQLSSVHANFLNDDDLAGFNDDWLARNDVQFHWHNRSYADFDAFLAALNHKKRKNIRHERQRVANHPLQISMHGGAELDMRSWRRVHALYASTFDAKGNHAALTEPFFQYLRKELGNTVQLALAKQDDDIVAVAIFLRSETTLYGRYWGACVDLPDLHFELCYYQGIDYAISQRLERFEPGAQGEHKLARGFLPVCTHSRHYLLHEGFRQAVGRALAQEREGIDAYAEELLDHSPYAKQ; encoded by the coding sequence GTGATCGAAGCACGCTTCCACGACCACATCGACGACATTCCTGCTGCAGCGTGGGATGCTCTGCGCCTGGATGACAATCCGTTTCTCTCGCACAGCTTCCTGGCCGGTCTCGAACGCACCGGCTGCATCCGCCCTGACTGGGGCTGGCAAGCTCATCATCTTGGCCTTTATCGCAACGGCGCGTTGATAGCGGCAGCACCGCTATATCTGAAAGGCAACTCGCACGGCGAATTCGTGTTCGATTGGAGCTGGGCCAGTGCCTGGGAGCGTGCCGGTCACGATTACTACCCGAAGCTGCTCAATGCCGTGCCCTACTCGCCCGTCGTCGGACCGCGTCTGCTCGCCGGCCGCGATCCAGTCCAAGCGCCAGCACTGCGAGAGCTATTGGTGCAGGCCATGCAAGAGCAGGCCGAGCGCCTGCAGCTTTCTTCCGTCCATGCCAATTTTCTGAATGATGACGACCTTGCCGGATTCAATGACGACTGGTTAGCACGCAACGATGTGCAATTCCATTGGCACAATCGCAGCTACGCCGATTTTGATGCGTTTTTGGCTGCGCTGAACCACAAGAAGCGGAAAAATATCCGGCACGAACGCCAGCGCGTCGCCAATCACCCTTTGCAAATCAGCATGCACGGCGGCGCTGAGCTGGATATGCGAAGCTGGCGCCGTGTACATGCGCTATACGCATCGACGTTCGATGCCAAAGGCAATCACGCCGCGTTGACCGAGCCTTTTTTCCAATACCTGCGCAAGGAACTAGGCAATACCGTGCAGCTGGCACTCGCCAAACAAGATGATGACATTGTCGCCGTAGCGATATTCCTGCGCAGCGAAACAACCTTGTATGGCCGTTACTGGGGAGCCTGTGTCGACCTGCCCGATCTCCATTTCGAACTGTGTTACTACCAGGGCATCGATTACGCGATTTCGCAGCGTCTTGAACGCTTCGAGCCCGGCGCACAGGGTGAACACAAGCTGGCTCGCGGCTTTCTGCCGGTGTGCACGCACTCCCGTCATTACCTGTTACACGAAGGTTTTCGCCAGGCCGTTGGTCGCGCGCTTGCCCAAGAACGCGAAGGCATAGACGCTTACGCGGAAGAGCTTCTCGACCATAGCCCCTACGCCAAGCAATGA
- the trxB gene encoding thioredoxin-disulfide reductase, which produces MTTPKHSRLLILGSGPAGYTAAVYAARANLKPTMVTGLQQGGQLMTTTDVDNWPGDVKGVQGPELMQRMAEHAERFETEMVFDHIHTADLKQRPFRLKGDSGEYTCDALIIATGATAKYLGIPSEEHYKGKGVSACATCDGFFFREQDVVVVGGGNTAVEEALYLSNICRKVYLVHRRDKLRAEKIMQDKLFEKAAAGKIELVWNHSIAEVLGDNTGVTGVRVKDVNSDATRDIEATGFFVAIGHTPNTGIFEGHLEMHDGYIKIRSGLEGMATMTSIPGVFAAGDVADHVYRQAVTSAGFGCMAALDAERWLDQGKPVG; this is translated from the coding sequence ATGACCACCCCTAAACATAGCCGCCTGCTGATCCTCGGCTCCGGTCCTGCCGGTTACACCGCTGCCGTCTACGCTGCGCGCGCCAATCTCAAGCCGACCATGGTCACCGGCTTGCAGCAGGGTGGTCAATTGATGACCACGACTGACGTGGACAACTGGCCTGGCGATGTAAAGGGCGTGCAGGGTCCGGAGCTGATGCAGCGCATGGCCGAACATGCCGAGCGCTTCGAAACCGAGATGGTGTTCGATCACATTCACACCGCCGACCTCAAGCAGCGTCCATTCCGGCTCAAGGGCGATTCGGGCGAATACACCTGTGACGCGCTGATCATCGCCACAGGCGCCACCGCCAAGTACCTGGGCATCCCCAGCGAAGAGCACTACAAGGGCAAGGGCGTTTCGGCCTGCGCCACTTGCGACGGCTTCTTCTTCCGCGAGCAGGACGTGGTGGTGGTCGGCGGCGGCAACACCGCTGTGGAAGAAGCCCTTTACCTATCCAACATCTGCCGCAAGGTGTACCTGGTGCATCGCCGCGACAAGTTGCGGGCCGAAAAAATCATGCAGGACAAGCTGTTCGAGAAAGCCGCTGCCGGCAAGATCGAGCTGGTGTGGAACCACTCCATTGCTGAAGTGCTTGGTGACAACACCGGCGTCACCGGCGTGCGCGTGAAAGACGTCAACAGCGACGCCACCCGCGATATCGAGGCAACCGGTTTCTTCGTGGCCATCGGCCATACGCCGAACACCGGTATCTTCGAAGGCCATCTGGAAATGCATGACGGCTACATCAAGATCCGCAGCGGCCTGGAAGGCATGGCGACGATGACCTCAATTCCCGGCGTATTCGCCGCGGGCGATGTGGCCGATCATGTTTATCGCCAGGCCGTGACATCCGCGGGCTTTGGTTGCATGGCTGCCCTGGATGCGGAGCGTTGGCTGGATCAGGGCAAGCCGGTTGGTTGA